The Sphaerospermopsis torques-reginae ITEP-024 genome has a window encoding:
- a CDS encoding DUF427 domain-containing protein has protein sequence MKATWNGAILAESDKTVVVEGNHYFPADAINKQYFKDSDTHTTCSWKGVASYYTIEVDGQVNKDAAWYYPSTKEKAKNIEGYIAFWKGVKVTE, from the coding sequence ATGAAAGCAACTTGGAATGGCGCTATTTTAGCCGAAAGCGATAAAACCGTAGTCGTAGAAGGAAACCATTACTTTCCTGCTGACGCTATTAACAAACAATATTTCAAAGACAGTGATACTCACACCACTTGTTCTTGGAAAGGAGTTGCGAGTTACTACACCATTGAAGTAGATGGACAAGTTAATAAAGATGCAGCTTGGTACTATCCCAGCACCAAAGAGAAAGCAAAAAATATAGAAGGTTATATTGCTTTCTGGAAAGGTGTGAAGGTGACAGAGTAA
- a CDS encoding DUF72 domain-containing protein, with protein MRFFIGCAVWAYKGWVGELYPPGTRTTDFLHLYSRRFTTVEGNTTFYAVPNPETVTRWVTETPPGFEFCLKLPRDITHQKLLQPHIPKALAFLERMQPLGKRLGPMFAQLPPTYSPALLDDLQTFLEAWPRQDVPLALEVRHGDWFKEPHLSNLTTLLENLGVGRVLLDTRPVYSGEDDPQLTSERRKPQLPVQFSVTANFTLIRFISHPRLSMNEQFMNEWVTYIKKWLSEGIKIYLFVHCPTEDMSPNNARYFQQLLEENGVEVPPLPWNNLSNSNQLSLW; from the coding sequence GTGAGATTTTTCATCGGTTGTGCAGTTTGGGCTTATAAAGGTTGGGTGGGCGAACTTTATCCCCCTGGAACTCGCACCACGGACTTTTTACATCTTTACAGTCGTCGTTTTACCACGGTAGAAGGTAATACCACTTTTTACGCTGTTCCTAACCCGGAAACTGTTACCCGTTGGGTGACAGAAACACCTCCGGGGTTTGAGTTTTGCTTAAAGTTACCGCGAGATATTACCCATCAAAAATTACTGCAACCTCATATTCCTAAAGCTTTGGCATTTTTAGAGAGGATGCAACCATTAGGTAAGCGTTTGGGTCCTATGTTTGCCCAACTACCACCTACTTACTCACCTGCGTTACTGGATGATTTGCAGACATTCCTGGAAGCATGGCCACGTCAAGATGTACCTTTAGCATTAGAGGTGAGACATGGTGACTGGTTTAAAGAACCTCATCTGAGTAATTTGACAACTTTGTTAGAAAATTTAGGGGTTGGTAGAGTTTTATTAGATACTCGTCCTGTGTATTCTGGGGAAGATGATCCACAATTAACATCAGAAAGGCGTAAACCACAATTACCAGTACAATTTTCTGTTACTGCCAATTTTACATTAATTAGATTTATTTCTCATCCCCGTTTATCTATGAATGAGCAATTTATGAATGAATGGGTGACATATATTAAAAAGTGGTTATCAGAGGGAATTAAAATTTATTTGTTTGTACATTGTCCTACAGAAGATATGTCTCCTAATAATGCTCGTTATTTTCAACAATTATTAGAGGAAAATGGTGTAGAAGTTCCGCCTTTACCTTGGAATAATCTTAGTAATAGTAATCAATTGAGTTTATGGTAA
- a CDS encoding Rpn family recombination-promoting nuclease/putative transposase has protein sequence MYDNICKFLAENYKDDLVTWLLGSPIELTKLSPTELSNEPIRADSLILLQSNQLILHSEFQTDPDKDIPFRMTDYRIRGYRRFPDKEMRQIVVYLRKTDSELVYQNSFRLSKTYHEFEVIRLWEQPTEKFMNLPGLLPFAVLSQTKEPTMVLNEVAKAVETITDPRLQRNIAAASSILAGLVLDKQVIRKIFRSEIMRESVIYQEILEEGKAEGKAEGKAEKARNVAINLLRIGMSLPQIAQVTELSLEQVEALQRQIQES, from the coding sequence ATGTATGACAACATCTGCAAATTCCTTGCTGAAAACTACAAAGATGATTTAGTGACATGGTTACTTGGTTCACCCATAGAACTCACAAAACTTAGCCCCACTGAATTATCAAACGAACCAATCAGAGCAGATTCATTAATTTTACTACAATCTAATCAATTAATTCTGCACAGTGAATTTCAAACCGATCCCGATAAAGATATTCCTTTTAGAATGACAGATTATCGGATCAGGGGTTATCGGCGGTTTCCTGATAAAGAAATGCGTCAAATAGTGGTATATCTGAGAAAAACAGATTCAGAATTAGTCTACCAAAACAGTTTTAGACTCAGTAAAACATACCACGAATTTGAAGTAATTCGACTTTGGGAACAACCAACCGAGAAATTTATGAATCTTCCCGGTTTATTACCCTTTGCGGTGCTAAGTCAGACAAAAGAACCTACAATGGTATTAAACGAAGTAGCAAAAGCTGTTGAAACCATTACAGATCCAAGGTTACAAAGAAATATAGCTGCTGCTAGTAGCATTTTAGCAGGGTTAGTATTAGATAAACAAGTGATCAGGAAGATTTTCAGGAGTGAAATTATGCGCGAGTCTGTAATTTACCAAGAAATTCTGGAAGAAGGTAAAGCTGAAGGTAAAGCTGAAGGTAAAGCTGAAAAAGCTAGGAATGTAGCAATCAATTTACTAAGAATTGGTATGAGTTTACCACAAATTGCTCAAGTTACGGAGTTATCTCTTGAGCAAGTTGAGGCTTTGCAAAGACAAATTCAAGAATCATAA
- a CDS encoding TOBE domain-containing protein → MPRKEQGWVTFQTSEEERKILEEFCQHSQRTKTEILRELVRGLNQKPAASAPTISQPTPQQKVETQNVEIENIIPKKPLKVSSRNVLKGVVKRVTTGTVNSEITLEIVHKVELTSIITKVSAEELGLVEGAEAYAVIKSNDIVIAKD, encoded by the coding sequence ATGCCCAGAAAAGAACAAGGTTGGGTAACATTCCAAACCTCAGAGGAAGAACGGAAGATTTTAGAAGAGTTCTGTCAGCATTCTCAGCGCACTAAAACTGAGATTTTGCGGGAACTGGTGCGGGGGTTAAATCAAAAACCTGCTGCATCTGCACCCACAATATCACAACCAACCCCCCAACAGAAAGTAGAAACCCAGAATGTTGAGATAGAAAATATTATTCCCAAGAAACCATTAAAAGTTAGTTCTCGTAATGTTTTAAAAGGAGTAGTTAAACGAGTCACTACGGGAACGGTTAACAGTGAAATAACTTTAGAAATTGTGCATAAAGTTGAATTAACTTCAATCATTACTAAAGTATCCGCAGAGGAATTAGGATTAGTTGAAGGTGCAGAAGCTTATGCTGTAATTAAGTCTAATGATATTGTGATTGCTAAGGATTAA
- the recQ gene encoding DNA helicase RecQ, with amino-acid sequence MLQYPQLEKYLKNYFGYDHFRPGQRQVIEDALQNRDLMVVMPTGGGKSLCFQLPALLKPGLTVVVSPLIALMQDQVEALKNNNIAATFINSSLNSYQVRSREEAIMTGKVKLLYVAPERLISERFLPLLEVVKEKIGLANFVIDEAHCVSEWGHDFRPEYRQLILLKKRFVNVPTMALTATATDRVRADIIQQLGLKQPSIHIASFNRQNLYYEVRPKSSRSYAEILEIVRENEGSGIIYCLTRKKVDELTVKLQNDKVVALPYHAGLTDDERSKNQTKFIRDDVRVMVATIAFGMGINKPDVRFVIHSDLPRNLESYYQESGRAGRDGEPSRCTLFFSFGDVKTIEWSINQKTDTQEQLIAKQQLRQVIDYAEGTDCRRTIQLGYFGERFPGNCGNCDNCRYPKPVQDWTIEAMKFLSCVARCKERYGMSYIIDVLRGAKTQKIALNKHDQLSTYGIGKDKTVDEWRMLGRSLLHQGLLEQTNDGYSVLKLNALSWEVMRKQRPVSIAVPVAQRLNVVDVNSKALDVELLMNRLRTLRKQIADEQGFPPYMIFQDSTLKLMAQVKPKTLEEFANLDGVVSYKVSQYGEKFLSVIQSHCQEQTFPPPKNTDHYPTDTESTTFELYQQGFSIQEIAEKRNVRTSTIIRHLSDLIEKNQPVDLNLLVPFERQKKIWQVIDVLGDISLTPIREYLGESYSFDEIRLVRARWRKENKK; translated from the coding sequence ATGCTTCAGTATCCCCAACTAGAAAAATATTTAAAAAATTACTTTGGTTATGACCATTTTCGTCCTGGACAAAGACAAGTTATCGAAGATGCCCTGCAAAATCGTGATTTAATGGTAGTCATGCCCACAGGTGGGGGTAAGTCTTTGTGTTTTCAATTACCTGCACTTTTAAAACCAGGTTTAACAGTGGTTGTATCACCATTAATAGCATTAATGCAAGACCAAGTGGAAGCACTGAAAAATAATAATATTGCCGCCACTTTTATTAATAGTAGTCTTAACAGTTATCAAGTTCGCTCCCGTGAAGAAGCGATTATGACTGGTAAAGTTAAATTATTATATGTTGCTCCAGAACGGTTAATTAGTGAAAGATTTTTACCGCTTTTAGAGGTAGTTAAAGAAAAAATTGGTCTGGCTAACTTTGTTATTGATGAAGCTCATTGTGTGTCTGAATGGGGTCATGATTTCCGCCCAGAATATCGGCAATTAATATTATTAAAAAAACGTTTTGTGAATGTGCCAACGATGGCTTTAACTGCCACTGCTACAGATAGGGTGAGAGCAGATATTATTCAACAATTAGGATTAAAGCAACCTAGTATTCATATTGCCAGTTTTAACCGCCAAAATCTTTATTATGAAGTGCGTCCTAAAAGCAGTCGTTCTTATGCAGAAATATTAGAAATAGTCAGAGAAAATGAAGGTTCAGGAATTATCTATTGTTTAACCCGAAAAAAAGTTGATGAACTAACTGTTAAATTACAAAATGATAAAGTAGTTGCTTTACCCTATCATGCAGGTTTAACTGATGATGAAAGAAGCAAAAATCAAACTAAATTTATTCGGGATGATGTGCGGGTAATGGTAGCGACTATTGCTTTTGGTATGGGTATTAATAAACCTGATGTGCGGTTTGTAATTCACTCAGATTTACCGAGAAATTTAGAAAGTTATTATCAAGAATCAGGACGTGCAGGAAGGGATGGTGAACCCTCACGGTGTACTTTATTTTTTAGTTTTGGAGATGTAAAAACTATTGAATGGAGTATTAACCAAAAAACCGATACTCAAGAACAATTAATTGCAAAACAACAACTCAGACAAGTCATAGATTATGCTGAAGGAACAGACTGTAGACGTACTATTCAATTAGGTTATTTTGGGGAAAGATTTCCCGGAAATTGTGGTAATTGTGATAATTGTCGTTATCCCAAACCTGTACAAGATTGGACTATTGAAGCAATGAAGTTTTTATCTTGTGTAGCAAGATGTAAAGAAAGATATGGCATGAGTTATATTATTGATGTGTTACGAGGTGCGAAAACTCAAAAAATTGCCCTGAATAAACATGATCAATTATCTACCTATGGTATCGGTAAAGATAAAACTGTAGATGAGTGGCGAATGTTAGGAAGATCCCTTTTACATCAAGGTTTATTAGAACAAACTAATGATGGTTATTCGGTGTTAAAACTTAATGCTTTGAGTTGGGAAGTGATGCGAAAACAACGCCCGGTTTCTATTGCTGTTCCTGTTGCTCAAAGATTAAATGTAGTAGATGTTAATAGCAAAGCTTTAGATGTAGAACTTTTAATGAACAGGTTGCGAACTTTGCGGAAACAAATCGCCGATGAACAGGGTTTTCCGCCTTATATGATTTTTCAAGATTCGACTTTAAAATTAATGGCACAAGTCAAACCTAAAACTTTAGAAGAATTTGCTAATTTGGATGGTGTAGTTAGTTATAAAGTCAGTCAATATGGGGAAAAGTTTTTATCAGTAATTCAATCCCATTGTCAAGAACAAACTTTTCCACCACCCAAAAATACTGATCACTATCCAACTGATACGGAATCAACTACATTTGAATTATATCAACAAGGTTTTAGCATTCAAGAAATTGCCGAAAAGCGTAATGTGAGAACTTCTACTATTATCCGTCATCTCTCAGATTTGATCGAAAAAAATCAACCTGTAGATTTAAATTTATTAGTACCTTTTGAGCGACAAAAGAAAATTTGGCAAGTTATAGATGTTTTAGGTGATATTTCTTTAACTCCCATTAGGGAATATTTAGGAGAAAGTTATAGTTTTGATGAAATTCGTTTAGTTAGAGCTAGATGGCGCAAAGAAA